In Limnobaculum parvum, one DNA window encodes the following:
- a CDS encoding MBL fold metallo-hydrolase: MKYKIIPVTPFQQNCTLLWCEETKQAVIVDPGGEPAILSKTIEELGLTLVKVLLTHGHLDHVGAASKMARRYTVPIVGPHKDDAFLLETLLEQSARFGLEHCTPFVPDRWLDEGDIVKFGHVELQVRHTPGHTPGHVIFFSESTRLASVGDVLFAGGIGRTDFPRGDYQALITSIRDKLWPLGNDVQFIPGHGPMSTFGEERMTNPFVADRA; this comes from the coding sequence TTGAAATACAAAATTATTCCAGTCACACCTTTCCAGCAAAATTGCACATTATTGTGGTGTGAAGAAACGAAACAGGCCGTGATTGTTGATCCTGGCGGGGAGCCTGCGATACTAAGCAAAACGATTGAAGAGCTGGGTTTAACACTGGTTAAAGTATTATTGACGCATGGACATCTGGATCATGTCGGTGCAGCCAGTAAAATGGCACGACGTTACACGGTGCCGATTGTTGGGCCTCATAAAGATGATGCTTTTTTACTGGAAACGCTGTTAGAGCAAAGCGCCCGTTTTGGTTTAGAACATTGCACGCCATTTGTTCCAGACCGCTGGTTAGACGAAGGCGATATCGTTAAATTTGGTCATGTAGAACTACAGGTTCGCCATACGCCTGGCCATACCCCAGGTCATGTTATTTTCTTCTCTGAATCTACCCGATTAGCATCCGTCGGTGATGTCTTATTTGCCGGTGGTATTGGTAGAACCGATTTCCCTCGGGGAGATTACCAAGCATTAATTACATCTATTCGCGATAAGTTATGGCCTCTGGGTAATGATGTTCAATTTATTCCGGGCCACGGGCCAATGTCTACTTTTGGTGAAGAGCGAATGACCAATCCGTTTGTTGCCGATCGGGCGTAA
- a CDS encoding ShlB/FhaC/HecB family hemolysin secretion/activation protein yields MNKGSFLLVLSCWIMLAPEMAYAAPLSPSDREEAQQQQRDILLQNQQQRDNLERNVELQPAPPVATPEISGRCFSIAQINIDQTTQLSENDKNQLVQPYINQCIGISQISQLVEAVSEWYISRGYITSRAFLTEQDLSSGTLNIWVLEGKLENVLLEGESTTAISMAFPGLEGKIFNLRDIEQGMEQINRLRTVPVQIEILPGSTQGLSVVNLAATPEFPLDVTLGFDNSGQKSTGTGQMNASITGNNLLRIADKWFVSGAKSSDLSNSHDAQSLQASLSVPYGYALFDYSYSWSDYLSGIDNRGYVWRSRGDSQTHRLNSSWTLYRDGDIKTALSFGVTHRINRNYLNEVLLESSSRKLSSFTIGVNHGQKLWGGFATLNPAYSQGVPWLGAEDDEGKLAGAPKAEFAKWSVSGSYYLPLTERVTWLSSLYGQWTPDRLYGSERLTLGGESSVRGFKEQYLAGDNGGYLRNELNTALFTMPVMGQVSLVTAVDGGYLQHDSLDKYASGTLWGAAVGVSTVNRHVSSSFTLSKPLKYPDWLDADRYSVYYRIGLMF; encoded by the coding sequence ATGAATAAAGGGAGTTTTCTGTTGGTGTTATCGTGTTGGATAATGCTGGCACCAGAAATGGCCTATGCAGCCCCATTAAGCCCATCCGATAGAGAAGAAGCGCAACAACAACAGCGCGATATCCTATTACAAAACCAACAGCAGCGAGATAATTTAGAGCGCAATGTGGAATTGCAACCGGCGCCGCCAGTTGCTACGCCTGAAATATCCGGGCGGTGTTTTTCCATTGCTCAAATTAATATTGACCAAACAACCCAACTCTCAGAAAACGATAAAAACCAGTTGGTCCAACCTTATATTAACCAGTGCATTGGTATTTCGCAGATATCCCAATTAGTCGAAGCGGTTTCCGAGTGGTATATCAGCCGCGGCTATATTACCAGTCGGGCGTTTTTAACCGAACAGGACCTCTCCTCCGGCACCCTGAATATTTGGGTACTGGAAGGCAAACTGGAAAACGTGCTGCTGGAAGGGGAGTCGACGACTGCCATTAGCATGGCGTTTCCCGGCCTCGAAGGAAAAATCTTTAACCTGCGTGATATTGAACAGGGCATGGAGCAGATTAACCGCCTGCGTACCGTTCCGGTACAGATTGAAATCTTACCGGGCAGCACGCAGGGATTATCGGTGGTGAATCTGGCGGCTACGCCGGAATTCCCACTGGATGTCACCTTGGGTTTTGATAACAGCGGGCAAAAAAGTACCGGCACCGGGCAGATGAACGCATCGATTACCGGCAATAACCTGCTGAGGATTGCCGATAAATGGTTTGTGAGCGGCGCTAAAAGCAGCGATTTATCCAACAGTCATGACGCTCAAAGTTTACAGGCCAGCCTTAGCGTGCCTTATGGTTACGCCCTGTTTGATTACAGCTACTCTTGGAGTGACTACCTGAGTGGCATAGATAACCGGGGCTATGTATGGCGTTCACGCGGCGATAGCCAAACCCACCGACTGAACAGCAGTTGGACGCTGTACCGCGACGGCGATATTAAAACCGCCTTGTCTTTCGGGGTCACGCACCGCATTAACCGCAATTACCTCAACGAGGTTCTGCTGGAAAGCAGCAGTCGTAAACTGTCGAGCTTCACGATTGGCGTCAACCACGGTCAAAAATTGTGGGGTGGTTTTGCCACGCTCAACCCGGCGTACAGTCAAGGTGTGCCGTGGCTGGGGGCAGAAGATGACGAAGGAAAACTCGCCGGTGCGCCCAAAGCGGAATTTGCCAAATGGAGCGTCTCCGGCAGTTACTACCTCCCGTTAACCGAACGGGTGACCTGGTTGAGTAGCCTGTACGGCCAGTGGACACCGGACCGGCTGTACGGTAGCGAACGTTTAACCCTCGGCGGGGAAAGCTCTGTTCGAGGCTTTAAAGAGCAGTATCTGGCGGGAGACAACGGCGGCTACCTGCGAAATGAATTGAATACCGCTCTGTTTACCATGCCGGTGATGGGGCAGGTGAGTCTGGTGACCGCGGTCGATGGCGGTTACCTGCAACACGACAGTCTGGATAAATACGCTTCCGGCACCCTCTGGGGCGCGGCGGTGGGGGTGTCTACGGTGAATCGCCACGTCTCCAGCAGCTTTACGCTGTCCAAACCGTTGAAGTACCCGGACTGGCTCGACGCTGACCGCTACTCCGTCTATTACCGCATTGGACTTATGTTTTAA